From Nitrospiraceae bacterium, a single genomic window includes:
- the rsmD gene encoding 16S rRNA (guanine(966)-N(2))-methyltransferase RsmD produces the protein MKPSSIRIVAGQFKGRTIPTLPGRTTRPTSQRAREALFSILGGQIQDATVADLFAGTGAVGLEALSRGATKALFVEQNPLAGARIQQMLTQLKVSPSSKVLIEDASLAIQNSILVGWRPFDMIFMDPPYRLPNVQQILHQLEEADVMAPTGRIIYEHFHKTAPPIPLGKWSLIRTARYGDTALTFYRPVSLTAKDFDQ, from the coding sequence ATGAAACCATCTTCTATCCGGATCGTTGCAGGGCAATTTAAAGGTCGAACAATCCCTACACTTCCTGGGCGAACCACCCGTCCAACCTCCCAGCGGGCCAGAGAAGCGCTGTTTTCTATATTGGGCGGCCAGATTCAGGATGCCACCGTGGCTGACTTATTCGCGGGGACAGGAGCAGTGGGACTGGAGGCCTTAAGCCGGGGAGCGACTAAGGCGCTCTTTGTTGAGCAAAATCCATTGGCCGGAGCGAGGATTCAGCAGATGCTTACCCAACTCAAGGTTAGCCCATCAAGCAAGGTCCTCATTGAGGATGCGTCACTCGCCATCCAAAATTCAATTTTGGTAGGATGGCGTCCGTTTGACATGATATTCATGGACCCGCCTTACCGGCTCCCGAATGTTCAACAGATCTTGCATCAATTAGAGGAAGCGGACGTCATGGCCCCGACCGGTCGAATCATTTATGAACATTTCCATAAAACCGCTCCTCCAATTCCTCTTGGAAAATGGTCGCTCATCCGAACCGCCCGCTATGGGGATACGGCATTGACCTTTTACCGACCCGTTTCCCTCACCGCAAAAGACTTTGACCAATGA
- the gatB gene encoding Asp-tRNA(Asn)/Glu-tRNA(Gln) amidotransferase subunit GatB — MAYEPVIGVEVHAQLHTQTKLFCGCPTSFGLPPNTQVCPTCLGLPGSLPVLNRRAVEMAVRTGLALHCEIMLTNQFSRKNYLYPDLPKGYQISQFDLPICGPGWLDISLNGESKRVRIRRAHLEEDAGKNVHDVPVEGSGVDLNRAGTPLLEIVTEPDLHSSDEVDAYLKTLHDLLVYLDVCDGNMEQGSFRCEPNVSLRPRGQDVLGTKVELKNINSFRFAKEALDFEISRQTEALMEGEAIRQETRLWDVQKGQTVVMRSKEEAHDYRYFPDPDLLSIRMDAEWVESLRQTIPELPAARMKRFVSEYQLPEYDAKILTDSKNLADYFEACVQHFPQPKTVSNWVMGELLRELNAANTSPESSPVTPEQLVGLLQLVENGTISLKVARDLFPEFYASGKTPEQLVNEKGLVQVSDEGILGKLIEDVLAKHSTQVEQYRGGKETVLGFLVGQVMKASQGKANPGKVNTLLKQHLAS; from the coding sequence ATGGCCTATGAACCAGTAATAGGAGTGGAGGTGCATGCCCAACTCCACACACAGACGAAATTGTTTTGTGGCTGCCCGACCTCTTTCGGTCTCCCTCCGAATACTCAGGTGTGTCCAACCTGTCTGGGGTTGCCAGGAAGTTTGCCGGTGCTCAATCGACGTGCGGTGGAAATGGCCGTCCGCACGGGACTCGCGCTTCACTGCGAGATTATGCTGACGAATCAATTCTCCCGAAAAAATTACTTGTACCCTGATCTGCCGAAGGGCTATCAAATTTCGCAATTTGATTTGCCGATCTGCGGACCCGGATGGCTGGACATTTCCCTCAACGGAGAATCAAAACGCGTGCGGATTCGCCGGGCTCATTTGGAAGAGGATGCCGGAAAAAATGTTCACGATGTACCCGTGGAAGGCAGTGGTGTCGATTTAAATCGAGCGGGGACCCCATTATTAGAAATTGTCACCGAACCCGACTTACATTCGTCCGACGAGGTTGATGCCTATTTGAAAACCCTCCATGATCTTTTGGTTTATCTGGATGTGTGTGATGGGAACATGGAGCAGGGGAGTTTTCGTTGTGAACCGAATGTGTCGCTTCGTCCACGGGGGCAGGACGTTCTTGGGACCAAAGTCGAATTGAAAAATATCAATTCCTTCCGTTTTGCCAAAGAGGCATTAGATTTTGAAATCTCCAGACAAACCGAGGCATTAATGGAAGGCGAAGCCATCCGTCAGGAGACCAGGCTGTGGGACGTTCAGAAAGGGCAAACGGTTGTCATGCGAAGCAAGGAAGAGGCTCATGACTATCGGTATTTTCCCGATCCGGACTTACTGTCCATCCGGATGGATGCGGAGTGGGTTGAATCGTTGCGTCAGACTATTCCGGAACTTCCCGCCGCCCGCATGAAACGATTTGTGTCTGAATATCAACTCCCTGAGTATGATGCAAAGATTCTGACCGACTCCAAAAACCTGGCCGACTATTTTGAGGCCTGCGTGCAACACTTTCCCCAACCTAAAACAGTTAGTAACTGGGTGATGGGCGAATTACTGCGTGAGCTCAATGCCGCTAACACCAGTCCCGAATCTTCCCCGGTAACTCCCGAACAATTAGTAGGACTCTTACAATTGGTAGAAAATGGGACTATTAGCTTGAAAGTTGCCAGAGATCTCTTCCCGGAATTTTATGCCAGTGGAAAAACTCCGGAACAATTGGTGAATGAGAAAGGTCTGGTCCAGGTTTCCGATGAGGGTATTCTGGGAAAACTGATAGAGGACGTGCTGGCCAAGCATTCGACTCAAGTAGAGCAATATCGTGGCGGAAAGGAAACCGTATTAGGTTTTTTGGTGGGCCAGGTGATGAAGGCGTCACAGGGCAAAGCGAATCCTGGCAAGGTCAATACGCTATTAAAACAGCATCTTGCATCTTGA
- the era gene encoding GTPase Era, with translation MKSGQLAILGRPNVGKSTLLNALVREKIAIVSDKPQTTRNLILGVGHYPEGQLILIDTPGLHTPHHRLNTQMVESALGTLTQSDVVYMVVDSQVLPGPGDRQVLEQIQSSHQERPFKGVFLLLNKADAVAKSRLLPLIGQYRTWFPWTEIIPISAKTGVNIPQLVELTFACLPVCSELMYDEDFLTNQPMRHMAAELIREKVLAQTYDELPYAVGVLIEEFQEEPGLTTVRAVILVEKTSQKGIVIGKKGMRLKEIGQSARLDMERLFGMKIYLRMWVKVQEGWRDNVQVLDELGYG, from the coding sequence ATGAAATCAGGTCAATTAGCCATTCTCGGCCGACCCAATGTCGGCAAGTCGACGTTGCTCAACGCATTGGTACGGGAAAAGATCGCCATCGTCTCTGATAAACCACAAACAACTCGAAACCTGATTTTAGGGGTGGGGCATTACCCTGAAGGTCAGCTCATTCTCATTGATACGCCTGGCCTCCATACGCCTCACCATCGTCTGAACACACAGATGGTGGAATCGGCCTTAGGGACCCTGACTCAATCCGATGTGGTCTATATGGTTGTGGACAGTCAGGTGTTGCCGGGTCCTGGGGACCGACAAGTTCTGGAACAGATCCAGTCGTCTCATCAAGAGCGACCATTTAAGGGGGTGTTTTTATTATTGAATAAAGCCGATGCGGTCGCCAAATCCAGGCTGCTCCCCCTTATTGGTCAATATCGCACATGGTTTCCATGGACAGAAATCATCCCCATTTCCGCCAAGACCGGAGTAAATATCCCGCAATTAGTTGAATTAACCTTTGCATGTCTGCCCGTATGTTCGGAATTAATGTATGACGAAGATTTTTTGACCAATCAACCTATGCGCCATATGGCTGCGGAGCTCATTCGTGAAAAAGTGCTGGCCCAGACGTACGATGAATTACCGTATGCTGTGGGTGTCTTGATCGAGGAATTTCAGGAAGAACCAGGCTTGACGACCGTTCGAGCCGTTATTCTTGTCGAAAAAACCAGTCAAAAAGGGATTGTGATCGGGAAAAAAGGCATGCGCCTCAAAGAGATTGGGCAAAGTGCCCGGTTAGATATGGAGCGACTCTTCGGCATGAAGATTTATTTGCGGATGTGGGTGAAAGTGCAGGAAGGCTGGCGTGATAATGTTCAAGTGTTGGATGAACTGGGATATGGATGA
- the gatC gene encoding Asp-tRNA(Asn)/Glu-tRNA(Gln) amidotransferase subunit GatC yields the protein MASITQQEVEHVAQLARLDLSEAEKPMFADQLNHILSYVDQLQGVSTEGVPPTASVAHEEQQFREDSPRECLSVEKALANAPESHNGFFVVPNILGK from the coding sequence ATGGCCTCCATTACTCAACAAGAAGTCGAACATGTCGCCCAATTAGCCCGCTTAGACTTATCGGAAGCGGAAAAACCCATGTTTGCCGACCAATTGAATCATATTTTATCGTATGTGGATCAATTGCAGGGGGTGTCGACGGAGGGCGTCCCTCCTACGGCCTCCGTCGCTCATGAGGAACAGCAATTCCGTGAGGATAGCCCACGCGAATGCTTGTCTGTGGAGAAGGCGCTGGCCAATGCCCCGGAGTCACATAATGGATTTTTTGTCGTCCCGAATATATTAGGAAAATAA
- a CDS encoding DUF971 domain-containing protein: MTSQTSLEPTDMEWLENGVLGITWSDGHKGIYPVRYLRQHCPCAACTDEWTGELRLKPDSIPLLILLQDIEPVGRYAFRFKWSDGHDTGLYSYTALRRMCQCDICQPNKPRSKQLL, encoded by the coding sequence ATGACTTCTCAAACATCACTTGAACCGACGGATATGGAATGGCTGGAAAACGGGGTTTTGGGCATTACGTGGAGTGATGGGCATAAGGGCATCTATCCGGTTCGATATTTGCGCCAACATTGCCCCTGTGCAGCCTGCACGGACGAATGGACCGGGGAGTTGCGTCTTAAGCCGGACTCCATCCCACTTCTCATACTCTTACAGGATATAGAGCCGGTTGGGCGCTATGCCTTTCGATTTAAATGGAGTGATGGGCATGATACCGGGCTTTATTCCTATACGGCACTACGCCGTATGTGCCAATGCGACATTTGCCAGCCCAATAAGCCCAGAAGCAAGCAACTCCTCTAG
- the gatA gene encoding Asp-tRNA(Asn)/Glu-tRNA(Gln) amidotransferase subunit GatA yields MSLFKLTLKELQGKFTAGEISAVDIARSYSLRLSQVEPKIKAYITLTPKETLLQQAKAIDDGLKAWRKTQPLMGMPLGIKDNICTEGIRTTCGSRMLESFVPPYDATVMSRLRTHQPLILGKTNLDEFAMGSSTEHSVFGPSRNPWNQKFIPGGSSGGSAAAVAADECVAALGSDTGGSIRQPAACCGVVGFKPTYGRVSRFGLVAFASSLDQIGPITKTVTDAAILLNVIAGFDPMDSTSANRDLPDFTKAVKKKDIKKLIIGVPREYFSEGLDAEVHEKVQDAIQVLQELGGTIREVTLPLTERAIATYYLIATAEASSNLARYDGVRFGFRAKESRELAEMYRSTRSQGFGPEVKRRIMLGTYALSAGYYEAYYGKAQAVRTLIQQEFDAVFQEVDLLVSPVMPTPAFRLGERLDDPLQMYLSDIYTIPASLSGLPAISVPCGLSKMGLPIGLQLMGRPFEEAMVLRAAYAYEQATDWRMKRPVIRS; encoded by the coding sequence ATGTCTCTATTTAAACTTACGCTAAAAGAGCTTCAGGGTAAATTTACCGCTGGTGAGATTAGTGCTGTGGATATCGCCAGGTCTTATTCCCTGCGGCTCAGCCAGGTGGAGCCGAAAATTAAAGCCTATATTACCTTGACACCAAAAGAGACGCTACTCCAACAAGCCAAAGCGATTGATGATGGTCTGAAAGCCTGGCGAAAAACACAGCCGCTCATGGGCATGCCATTGGGTATTAAAGATAATATTTGTACTGAAGGGATCCGGACGACATGTGGATCTCGAATGTTGGAAAGCTTTGTTCCTCCTTATGACGCCACAGTGATGAGTCGTCTTCGAACTCACCAACCTTTGATACTGGGCAAAACCAATCTGGATGAGTTCGCCATGGGTTCATCCACGGAACATTCGGTGTTCGGGCCGTCCAGAAATCCCTGGAATCAAAAGTTTATACCGGGAGGATCCAGTGGAGGATCGGCTGCTGCAGTGGCAGCCGATGAATGCGTGGCGGCATTAGGCTCTGATACCGGAGGGTCCATTCGACAACCTGCGGCTTGTTGCGGGGTGGTTGGGTTCAAGCCAACCTATGGGCGGGTGTCTCGCTTTGGGTTAGTTGCCTTTGCCTCATCCTTGGATCAAATCGGCCCTATTACCAAAACCGTAACGGATGCGGCTATCCTGCTGAATGTCATTGCCGGATTTGACCCGATGGATTCGACTTCCGCTAATCGTGACCTCCCGGATTTCACCAAGGCTGTGAAGAAGAAAGATATCAAAAAACTTATTATCGGGGTGCCGCGGGAATATTTTTCTGAGGGGCTTGATGCAGAAGTCCATGAAAAGGTTCAAGATGCCATACAGGTGTTGCAGGAGCTGGGCGGGACCATTCGCGAAGTGACGCTTCCCTTAACTGAACGGGCCATTGCAACCTATTACCTCATTGCCACGGCAGAGGCCAGCTCTAATTTGGCTCGCTATGACGGGGTCAGGTTTGGTTTTCGTGCCAAGGAGTCCCGGGAATTGGCAGAAATGTATCGGAGCACGAGATCGCAGGGGTTTGGCCCTGAAGTGAAACGGCGTATCATGTTAGGAACCTATGCCCTGAGTGCGGGATATTACGAGGCGTATTATGGGAAGGCCCAAGCTGTTCGCACCTTGATTCAACAGGAATTTGATGCCGTGTTTCAGGAGGTCGATCTGTTGGTGAGTCCGGTTATGCCGACGCCTGCCTTTCGATTAGGAGAGCGATTGGACGATCCCTTGCAGATGTATTTGTCCGACATTTATACCATTCCTGCGAGTTTGTCCGGACTTCCAGCAATTTCTGTTCCCTGTGGTTTGAGTAAAATGGGACTTCCTATCGGATTACAACTGATGGGGCGTCCGTTTGAAGAAGCCATGGTCTTGCGTGCAGCCTATGCCTATGAACAAGCCACGGACTGGCGAATGAAACGACCCGTAATTCGGTCATGA
- a CDS encoding septum formation initiator family protein — translation MRPNNKKRASTGLGGDLLERLPMVGAFLMMSVLAGTMFFNADGLPLYFHMRETRQHLTEQIQQLQDINASIEEDIMRIQRDPHRLEELARNRLGMVRQGEVVYQFVEPVPSSFTARP, via the coding sequence ATGCGTCCTAATAATAAGAAACGGGCATCCACTGGGCTTGGGGGTGATCTGTTAGAGCGCCTTCCAATGGTTGGGGCCTTTTTGATGATGAGTGTGCTGGCGGGTACCATGTTTTTTAATGCTGATGGATTGCCTTTATACTTTCATATGCGAGAAACGCGTCAGCATTTGACGGAACAAATCCAGCAGTTACAAGACATCAATGCCTCGATCGAAGAAGATATCATGCGTATTCAACGGGACCCGCACCGACTGGAAGAACTGGCCCGAAATCGTTTGGGTATGGTTCGGCAGGGAGAAGTGGTCTATCAATTTGTAGAACCGGTCCCTTCCTCGTTTACGGCCCGACCTTAG
- a CDS encoding DEAD/DEAH box helicase, giving the protein MHHDDLKRELQSLPVKYLHHMARGRIHRHFRLGKHRLVELMLAFPPDQILAIETELQQILTTRRERLAAQEARAATRPQIPASPFQGKNRPNKKRPTFGPFQPSITLQQILEGIGVPEPQPFVPDPWQTEAVEHLAHSDVIVSAPTGSGKTYVAIQAIRQAMALNQTVIYTSPLKALSNTKFMEFTHLFGPDQVGILTGDRRDNAQAPLLVMTTEILRNLFYDAASGEIDLRLHTLGLVILDESQYLADPERGVVWEETIILCPSQARLLLLSASIGNPQDLAEWLQAIRPIPCHLIRHAKRSVPLRGLYLHPTGQLVPLFKNQDIIQGKGYTFHPETKQLFAEYEIKPFR; this is encoded by the coding sequence ATGCATCATGATGATCTCAAACGTGAACTCCAAAGTTTACCGGTAAAATATTTACATCACATGGCGAGAGGCCGCATCCATCGCCATTTTCGTCTCGGGAAACATCGACTTGTTGAATTAATGCTGGCCTTTCCACCAGACCAGATTCTGGCCATCGAAACGGAACTGCAGCAGATCCTGACTACCCGCAGGGAACGCCTGGCCGCACAAGAAGCCCGCGCCGCAACACGGCCTCAAATTCCCGCTTCGCCCTTTCAAGGAAAAAATCGCCCCAATAAGAAGAGGCCCACCTTCGGCCCTTTTCAGCCATCGATCACGCTTCAGCAAATCCTGGAGGGGATTGGCGTTCCTGAGCCCCAACCTTTTGTTCCTGATCCCTGGCAAACTGAGGCGGTGGAGCATCTGGCGCATTCAGATGTCATCGTTAGTGCTCCAACGGGAAGCGGAAAAACCTATGTCGCCATACAAGCGATCAGACAGGCCATGGCCCTCAACCAAACGGTGATTTACACCTCTCCACTGAAAGCGCTCTCGAATACAAAATTTATGGAATTCACCCACCTTTTTGGGCCGGATCAAGTCGGGATTTTAACCGGAGACCGGCGCGACAACGCGCAAGCCCCGCTCCTGGTCATGACGACCGAAATTTTGAGAAATTTATTTTATGATGCCGCCAGCGGGGAGATCGATTTACGGCTGCATACTCTCGGGCTGGTCATTTTGGATGAATCCCAATATCTCGCGGATCCGGAGCGGGGGGTGGTGTGGGAAGAAACCATTATTTTGTGTCCATCTCAAGCACGGCTTCTTCTTCTCTCAGCCTCTATCGGGAATCCGCAGGATCTGGCTGAATGGCTACAGGCCATCAGGCCTATACCCTGCCATCTTATCCGCCATGCCAAACGATCCGTTCCTCTTCGAGGGCTGTATCTGCATCCTACAGGGCAACTCGTTCCGCTATTTAAAAACCAGGATATTATCCAAGGCAAAGGCTACACATTTCATCCGGAAACGAAGCAGTTGTTCGCCGAATATGAAATTAAACCATTTCGTTAA
- the eno gene encoding phosphopyruvate hydratase, translating to MSLIQNITSRMILDSRGNPTIEVDVHLASGVAGRAAVPSGASTGTREALELRDGDKKRWMGKGVAKALAGIQKQMLPALRGMEAQDQVGVDSRLIKLDGTKSKTRLGANATLGVSLAVARAAAQEQGIPLFRHLGGISARELPVPMMNIINGGAHADNGLDIQEFMIMPVGARSFGEALRMGAEIFHHLKAILKSKNMSTAVGDEGGFAPAVRSNEEALDFIIQAIHQAGYRSGKDVVLALDAAASEFFEKKMYHVRNGVKPKMSSGELVEYYAKLVKQYPIVSIEDGLDESDWAGWKQLTDQLGDRVQLVGDDLFVTNVEFLGRGIREGIANAILIKVNQIGTLTETIEAMRMAQRAGYGVVVSHRSGETEDTTIADLAVALNAGQIKTGSLSRTDRLAKYNQLLRIEETLGSAALYRGKAVLPVQA from the coding sequence ATGAGTCTTATTCAGAACATTACCTCACGGATGATTCTGGATTCTCGCGGGAATCCAACGATTGAAGTGGATGTGCATCTTGCCAGTGGCGTGGCTGGTCGAGCGGCTGTTCCCTCCGGAGCCTCCACGGGGACCCGTGAAGCCTTGGAACTGCGGGATGGGGATAAAAAACGATGGATGGGCAAGGGCGTCGCTAAAGCCCTAGCCGGGATTCAAAAGCAAATGCTTCCGGCTCTTCGAGGCATGGAAGCCCAGGACCAGGTCGGCGTTGACTCCCGATTGATTAAACTTGATGGAACCAAGAGCAAGACGCGATTAGGGGCCAATGCCACACTTGGCGTGTCCTTAGCCGTGGCGCGGGCGGCGGCACAGGAGCAGGGAATTCCCCTCTTTCGTCATCTTGGCGGGATTTCGGCTCGGGAATTGCCGGTGCCTATGATGAATATCATCAATGGTGGTGCGCATGCAGATAATGGGCTTGATATCCAGGAATTCATGATTATGCCCGTTGGGGCCAGGAGTTTCGGCGAAGCCCTCAGGATGGGAGCGGAGATTTTTCATCACCTGAAGGCCATCTTGAAATCCAAAAACATGAGCACAGCGGTCGGGGATGAGGGCGGATTTGCGCCTGCGGTTCGGTCGAATGAAGAAGCCCTGGATTTCATTATCCAAGCGATTCACCAGGCAGGCTATCGCTCAGGAAAAGATGTGGTATTGGCTCTTGATGCGGCGGCCAGCGAGTTTTTTGAGAAAAAGATGTATCATGTGCGGAATGGGGTTAAACCCAAAATGTCTTCAGGTGAACTGGTTGAGTATTATGCCAAGTTAGTGAAGCAGTATCCGATCGTCTCGATTGAAGATGGGCTTGATGAAAGTGATTGGGCCGGATGGAAACAGCTTACAGATCAACTCGGGGATCGTGTGCAGCTTGTCGGAGATGACTTGTTTGTGACCAATGTCGAATTTTTGGGTCGAGGGATTCGTGAAGGCATTGCGAATGCTATCTTGATCAAAGTAAACCAAATCGGCACGCTTACGGAAACGATTGAAGCGATGCGTATGGCCCAGCGGGCCGGCTATGGAGTGGTGGTGTCTCACCGATCCGGTGAGACGGAGGATACGACCATTGCAGATTTGGCTGTGGCGTTAAACGCCGGGCAGATTAAAACAGGTTCCCTGTCTCGTACGGATCGTTTGGCCAAATATAACCAGTTACTCAGGATTGAGGAGACATTAGGCTCAGCTGCCTTATATCGGGGGAAAGCTGTTCTTCCAGTACAAGCATAA
- a CDS encoding aspartate 1-decarboxylase, producing MYRQLLRCKIHRATVTGSSLEYEGSLTIDEDLMERAGIMSYEAVMVSNLNNGERFSTYALPGTRGKGEIILNGPTARLGVIGDKVIIFCYELFNDEEAKRHVPQIIQVDHQNKAK from the coding sequence ATGTATCGACAATTGTTACGATGTAAAATCCACCGGGCAACCGTCACCGGTTCCAGTCTGGAGTATGAGGGGAGTTTAACGATTGACGAAGACCTGATGGAGAGGGCAGGTATTATGTCTTATGAAGCGGTGATGGTATCCAACTTGAATAACGGAGAGCGGTTTTCGACTTACGCCCTTCCAGGGACTCGTGGCAAGGGAGAGATCATTTTAAATGGTCCCACAGCCAGGTTGGGAGTGATTGGCGATAAAGTCATTATTTTTTGTTATGAATTATTCAATGACGAAGAAGCCAAGCGGCACGTCCCTCAGATTATCCAAGTCGATCATCAGAATAAAGCAAAGTAG
- the radC gene encoding DNA repair protein RadC yields MNDLPPKKGIQSWPEKERPRELLLNNGAQGLSDAQLVAILLRIGRPDSSAVDVALDLLARLKGLRGLANRSLQELCVVPGIGPAKAAQILAAVELGKRALAVPLTAGLRIHHSHDIYQHYYPLLRDLRHEVFKALLLDAKHGLIRDVTVSEGSLTVSIVHPREVFNLAVRESAAAVIFVHNHPSGDPHPSEEDHALTRRLMAAGEILGIRVLDHIVIGDGRYVSFADEGFLLSSTPTLDH; encoded by the coding sequence ATGAATGATCTACCCCCAAAAAAGGGCATTCAATCCTGGCCTGAGAAGGAGCGGCCCCGCGAACTCCTTCTAAACAATGGCGCTCAGGGTTTATCTGATGCTCAATTGGTGGCCATCCTGCTGCGGATCGGGCGGCCCGATTCCTCAGCAGTGGATGTGGCATTGGACCTCCTCGCCCGGCTCAAGGGACTGCGGGGTCTGGCCAATCGAAGTTTGCAAGAACTGTGTGTCGTTCCAGGAATTGGTCCGGCAAAGGCTGCTCAAATTCTCGCAGCCGTTGAGTTGGGAAAGCGGGCCTTAGCGGTTCCGTTAACTGCGGGATTACGGATTCATCATAGCCATGATATTTATCAGCATTACTATCCTCTGTTGCGAGACCTTCGGCATGAGGTCTTTAAAGCCCTGTTGTTGGATGCCAAGCATGGGCTTATTCGAGATGTCACCGTTTCGGAGGGAAGTTTGACCGTGAGTATTGTTCATCCGCGGGAAGTGTTCAATCTGGCCGTACGAGAATCTGCGGCAGCAGTCATTTTTGTCCATAATCATCCCAGTGGTGACCCTCATCCCAGCGAGGAGGACCATGCCTTAACCCGTCGACTTATGGCAGCAGGAGAAATTTTGGGTATCCGAGTATTGGATCACATTGTGATTGGGGATGGGCGCTATGTGAGTTTTGCGGACGAAGGCTTTCTTCTTTCTTCAACGCCCACCTTGGACCATTGA
- a CDS encoding YtxH domain-containing protein encodes MATNHSGASAGSVALAFLSGALLGAVTAIMLAPQPGRDSRERITGYARRTGEDLRDIKERATDAVEDVVGRGRELVEEISCAVREALDAGRDAMRREREMKSLD; translated from the coding sequence ATGGCAACTAATCATTCAGGTGCATCAGCAGGATCGGTGGCGTTGGCATTTTTAAGTGGAGCGCTATTGGGAGCCGTGACCGCGATCATGTTAGCCCCTCAGCCGGGTAGAGATTCCCGTGAACGAATCACGGGGTATGCCCGGCGAACGGGTGAAGATTTACGAGACATTAAAGAACGGGCCACGGATGCGGTAGAAGATGTCGTGGGTCGTGGCCGTGAACTGGTGGAAGAAATTTCCTGTGCCGTGCGTGAAGCCTTGGATGCGGGTCGGGATGCTATGCGCCGCGAACGTGAAATGAAATCCCTGGATTAA
- the recO gene encoding DNA repair protein RecO, whose amino-acid sequence MPLLRTRAVIIRSQRWGDADRIVTLYSPDLGKIRCAARGARRMKTRFGGVLEPFGIIDVTLFQKTPDALGQISQIDLVRNFKALREDLSVMAAAAKMVHMVELITADRDPNPEMYSALVYALEHLVPERDVALTTLLFQIHVLGYTGFRPQIDRCTECGNIASPHMPQWFSPRLGGMVCHVCGQRGVGRVLSISKGSLAFIEQARRLPMASLSRLKAIGRVRIEVEEAIDAYFQAVVGKALPAFEQWVSMPHS is encoded by the coding sequence ATGCCGCTCTTAAGAACTCGCGCGGTCATTATTCGAAGCCAACGATGGGGTGATGCCGACAGAATTGTCACTCTGTATTCCCCCGATTTGGGAAAAATTCGATGCGCCGCTCGGGGCGCTCGCCGGATGAAGACACGCTTCGGGGGAGTTCTTGAGCCTTTTGGGATTATTGATGTCACGCTATTCCAAAAAACTCCTGACGCTTTGGGGCAGATTAGTCAAATAGATCTGGTCAGAAACTTTAAAGCCCTACGTGAAGATTTAAGCGTGATGGCTGCTGCGGCCAAGATGGTACATATGGTGGAGCTGATTACGGCCGATCGTGATCCCAATCCGGAAATGTATTCAGCGCTGGTATATGCCCTGGAACACTTAGTCCCGGAGAGGGACGTGGCCCTCACCACATTATTATTTCAAATTCATGTGCTGGGCTATACTGGTTTTCGTCCACAAATTGATCGGTGTACTGAATGCGGAAATATAGCCTCCCCTCACATGCCTCAGTGGTTTTCGCCTCGATTAGGGGGGATGGTATGCCACGTCTGTGGTCAACGGGGTGTAGGGCGGGTACTGTCTATTTCTAAAGGCAGTTTAGCGTTTATTGAACAAGCTCGACGCCTGCCTATGGCCAGTCTGTCTCGATTAAAAGCGATCGGAAGGGTCAGAATTGAGGTGGAAGAGGCGATTGATGCCTATTTTCAAGCAGTCGTCGGAAAAGCTCTTCCAGCATTTGAACAATGGGTTTCTATGCCCCACTCATAA
- a CDS encoding DUF948 domain-containing protein, whose product MVDLAAIIIAVAFVVLVGYLVPMILQVKRTVGQSERLLIRLNHELPGLLKDVKGTNENILALTDQARLGMDRATIFLNAVGDVGETVNQVHQTVRGKGGALAVGVTSVLAGLKAASSTMRKRIHKEQKGGPSYGN is encoded by the coding sequence ATGGTGGATTTGGCAGCGATCATCATTGCCGTGGCCTTTGTAGTCTTGGTGGGCTATCTAGTACCAATGATTCTTCAAGTGAAACGCACGGTTGGGCAATCAGAGCGCCTGCTGATTCGCCTGAACCATGAATTGCCGGGATTATTGAAAGACGTCAAGGGGACCAACGAAAACATTTTAGCGTTAACCGATCAAGCCAGGCTTGGTATGGATCGGGCCACTATTTTCCTGAATGCAGTAGGAGATGTGGGGGAAACCGTGAATCAGGTCCATCAGACCGTTCGCGGGAAAGGGGGTGCCCTTGCTGTGGGCGTTACCAGTGTCCTTGCCGGACTCAAAGCAGCCAGTTCGACTATGAGAAAACGTATCCATAAAGAACAAAAAGGAGGGCCATCCTATGGCAACTAA